In Neorhizobium sp. NCHU2750, a single genomic region encodes these proteins:
- a CDS encoding microcin C ABC transporter permease YejB, whose amino-acid sequence MGAYILRRLLLMIPTIVGIMAISFLVVQFAPGGPVEQVIAQIQGQDSGDRLSGANSDLMAQGANSESNYRGAQGLDPEFIKKLEKQFGFDKPPLTRFLDMMWNYIRFDFGESFFRNTSVIDLIIDKLPVSMSLGFWILIVSYLISIPLGIRKAVKDGSSFDIWTSGVIIVGYAVPSFLFGILLIVLFAGGSFFDWFPLRGLVSDNFDDLTWYQKIGDYFWHLTLPLIAMSLSAFATTTLLTKNSFIDEIKKQYVTTARAKGLNERQVLYGHVFRNAMLIVIAGFPGAFISAFFTGSLLIENIFSLDGLGRLGYLSIVNRDYPIVFGTLYIFSLMGLVVNLISDLIYTWIDPRIDFERRDV is encoded by the coding sequence ATGGGCGCCTATATTCTTCGCCGCCTGCTGTTGATGATCCCGACTATCGTCGGCATCATGGCGATCTCGTTTCTCGTCGTGCAATTTGCCCCCGGCGGTCCGGTCGAACAAGTGATTGCTCAGATCCAGGGGCAGGATTCGGGCGACAGGCTTTCCGGTGCCAATAGTGACCTGATGGCACAGGGCGCCAACAGCGAATCCAACTATCGCGGTGCGCAGGGTCTCGATCCGGAATTCATCAAGAAGCTCGAAAAGCAGTTCGGTTTCGACAAGCCGCCGCTCACTCGCTTCCTCGACATGATGTGGAACTATATCCGCTTCGATTTCGGCGAGAGCTTCTTCCGCAACACCTCGGTGATCGATCTGATCATCGACAAGCTGCCGGTCTCCATGTCGCTCGGCTTCTGGATCCTGATCGTGTCCTACCTCATCTCCATCCCGCTCGGCATCCGCAAGGCGGTGAAGGATGGATCGAGCTTCGACATCTGGACGTCCGGCGTCATCATCGTCGGTTATGCGGTGCCGAGCTTCCTCTTTGGCATCCTCTTGATCGTGCTGTTTGCCGGCGGTTCCTTCTTCGACTGGTTCCCGCTGCGTGGCCTCGTTTCCGACAATTTCGACGATCTCACCTGGTATCAGAAGATCGGCGACTATTTCTGGCATCTCACCCTGCCGCTGATCGCCATGTCGCTCTCGGCCTTTGCCACGACGACGCTGTTGACCAAGAACTCCTTCATCGACGAGATCAAGAAACAGTATGTCACGACGGCGCGCGCCAAGGGCCTGAACGAGCGGCAGGTGCTGTATGGCCATGTCTTCCGCAACGCCATGCTGATCGTCATCGCCGGCTTCCCCGGCGCCTTCATCTCGGCCTTCTTCACCGGTTCGCTGCTGATCGAGAACATCTTCTCGCTCGATGGCCTGGGAAGGCTTGGCTATCTGTCGATCGTCAATCGCGACTATCCGATCGTCTTCGGCACGCTCTACATCTTCTCGCTGATGGGCCTCGTCGTGAACCTGATCTCCGACCTGATCTATACCTGGATCGACCCGCGCATCGATTTCGAGCGGAGGGATGTCTGA